The following DNA comes from Sediminitomix flava.
TTTACCAACTCCAGCTCTAGCTACTTGTTCTACAGCGTAGCCTCCTACACCCCCAAGGCCAATGATAAGTACGTGAGCATTCTGAAGTTTTTGGAGTTGATCATCATCCAACAACAAGGCTGTTCTTTGTTGCCATCCCATAGTATATGTATATTGTTTGTTGCGATTATTAAAAAACGAACAAATTTAGGGATTACATTTCATAATATAAAAATGAATGGCTTAAGTCTTTTTGGTATAAACTTCTAGACTTCAACCATTCATTTTTATTCTTACCTAAGAGTTAAATTAAAACTCACCTCCATCTTGCTCTTCCTTTAGCTCTTTTACATGCGTATGAACTTTCTTTAATTTAAGAGAAATAAAAGCCATTGAAGCACCAAAAGAGATCAGTGTCAAGCCCATAAAGATTACAACTGAAAAGGCAGCAGCTTGAGGCCTCCAAATCAGAATCGTACTTAAAATGATTCCCAAAATACCAATTACTAGTAGACTTCCCCATCCAGACATTCTGAAATGACTTAATTCTAAAGAAGTACTAATTGCTCCCAAAGACCTAAACAAGACTAAAAAACCAATGTATAATGCTAAGACCTCCATCGCCATTTCTACATCTTTGAGCAAAAGAATTCCGAGTACTAGATTTAAAATCCCCATAATTAAAGCCCATCCCCAACTTCCAAAAACCCTTTTATTTGCTACCGCGAAAAGAATTTCTAAGATACCACTTACCAAAAATGAGATACTAAATAAAATAGAAAATGTCTTATAAGAACTAGCAGGAGCCATAAAAACCCAAATTCCAAGACCAATAAAACTGAGTCCAATGATTAAAGGAATGTACCAATGTTTTACACTTTCATTTATTTCATTGACAAACGAATTGTTCATATCTAAAAGCAGTTTGTTTCTAACTCAGAACATATTTGCTAGGACTCAAGAGAGAGTATGTAAGAATTAGGCAAATAAAAAACGGCCTCGAAAGGCCGTTATCAACACTAACTACTTAATTATATCAAAGAAAATCATCCCATTATTGTATTCAATTTCATCGCTACACTCATG
Coding sequences within:
- a CDS encoding HdeD family acid-resistance protein → MNNSFVNEINESVKHWYIPLIIGLSFIGLGIWVFMAPASSYKTFSILFSISFLVSGILEILFAVANKRVFGSWGWALIMGILNLVLGILLLKDVEMAMEVLALYIGFLVLFRSLGAISTSLELSHFRMSGWGSLLVIGILGIILSTILIWRPQAAAFSVVIFMGLTLISFGASMAFISLKLKKVHTHVKELKEEQDGGEF